Within Winogradskyella helgolandensis, the genomic segment TCTATGCGAGGAAAATACCGTTCTGCAATTTATTCGTTTTCAAACGTGCAGAAACTAGAAGCAGAGATTTTACTAAAAGCTTTTCAACCCGAATTTGAACATCAATTAATCACTCGAGTATATCCTTTTTCAGAATTTAAAGCTTCACGTGAAGCGATTCAAAATTACTACCAAAAAAATCCTAAAAAACCCTTTTGTGAACGCTTTATAAATCCTAAATTGAGGCTATTATTAAATGATTTTTCAAATGATGTGAATTCAGACTTTATTCAAGAAACATTGAAATCCACGTTAGAATAGATAACAAATGAGCCAGACAAAAATTGGATTAGGCCTAGCCGCATTGGGCAGACCAGATTATATAAATATTAGGCCAGAAACCTCAATTGACAAATCAGTTGAAGCCTTCAGAAACACAGCTTTTAGCACCTTAGATGAAGCTTACCATCTTGGTATTAGAGATTTCGATGTAGCACCTTCGTATGGTTTGGGTGAGCAATTTTTACAGGAATGGAATGACACTAGAAATTATAAAGATGTTAATCTCTCAACAAAATTTGGCTATACCTATGTC encodes:
- a CDS encoding peptide-methionine (S)-S-oxide reductase; translated protein: MDKFTKIAFGGGCHWCTEAVFQALNGVKKVEQGYVSAGENTMFSEAVIVHFNVEEISLQTLIEIHLRTHKSTSAHSMRGKYRSAIYSFSNVQKLEAEILLKAFQPEFEHQLITRVYPFSEFKASREAIQNYYQKNPKKPFCERFINPKLRLLLNDFSNDVNSDFIQETLKSTLE